One part of the Hippoglossus hippoglossus isolate fHipHip1 chromosome 11, fHipHip1.pri, whole genome shotgun sequence genome encodes these proteins:
- the LOC117770630 gene encoding lens fiber membrane intrinsic protein-like — MYSFMGGGLFCAIVGNILLVVSTATDYWMQYRLSGNYAHQGLWRYCMSNKCYMQTDSIAYWNATRAFMILSGMSCFAGIIAGIMSFAHFSSFERFNRSLLQESMFFVSTFFVLLGMAIYTGVTINFLGRRFGDWRFSWSYILGWVAMLMTFFAGIFYICAYRMCECRRGTSPR; from the exons ATGTACAGCTTCATGGGAGGAGGCCTGTTCTGTGCTATAGTGGGTAACATCCTGCTGGTGGTCTCCACTGCCACTGACTACTGGATGCAGTACCGTCTCTCTGGAAACTATGCCCACCAGGGTCTGTGGAGGTACTGCATGTCCAACAAGTGCTACATGCAGACCGACAGCATAG CCTACTGGAACGCCACCCGGGCATTCATGATCCTCTCAGGGATGTCGTGCTTCGCGGGCATCATCGCGGGCATCATGTCCTTCGCACACTTCTCCTCCTTTGAACGGTTCAACCGCTCCTTGCTGCAGGAATCAATGTTTTTTGTCTCCA ctttcTTTGTTCTACTGGGTATGGCCATCTATACCGGAGTCACAATCAACTTCCTGGGAAGACGTTTTGGGGACTGGCGCTTCTCCTGGTCATACATACTGGGATGGGTGGCCATGCTTATGACCTTTTTCGCAG GTATTTTCTACATATGTGCCTACAGAATGTGTGAGTGTAGGAGAGGAACTAGTCCACGGTAA